The Actinomadura sp. WMMB 499 genome includes a window with the following:
- the lipA gene encoding lipoyl synthase: MTTVTPEGRKLLRIEARNSQTPIERKPEWIKTRLKMGPQYKELIGLVKSEGLHTVCQEAACPNIFECWEDREATFLIGGEQCTRRCDFCNIDTGKPADFDRDEPRRVAESVVTMGLKYATVTGVARDDLEDGGAWLYAETVRRIHAAVPGCGVELLIPDFNAEPEQLAEVFSSRPEVLAHNVETVPRIFRRIRPGFRYERSLEVITRAREDGLVTKSNLILGMGETREEVSAALRDLHDAGCELITITQYLRPSPRHHPVERWVKPEEFVELSDEAKEIGFAGVMSGPLVRSSYRAGRLYRQAVEARDA, translated from the coding sequence GTGACAACGGTGACACCTGAGGGGCGCAAGCTCCTGCGCATTGAGGCACGGAACAGCCAGACCCCGATCGAGCGCAAGCCGGAGTGGATCAAGACCCGGCTGAAGATGGGCCCGCAGTACAAGGAGCTCATCGGGCTGGTGAAGTCCGAGGGCCTGCACACGGTGTGCCAGGAGGCGGCCTGCCCCAACATCTTCGAATGCTGGGAGGACCGTGAGGCCACGTTCCTCATCGGCGGGGAGCAGTGCACCCGGCGTTGCGACTTCTGCAACATCGACACGGGCAAGCCCGCCGATTTCGACCGGGACGAACCGCGCCGGGTGGCCGAGTCGGTCGTGACGATGGGCCTGAAGTACGCCACCGTCACCGGCGTCGCCCGCGACGACCTGGAGGACGGCGGCGCCTGGCTGTATGCCGAGACGGTCCGGCGGATCCACGCGGCGGTGCCCGGCTGCGGCGTCGAGCTGCTGATCCCGGACTTCAACGCGGAGCCCGAGCAGCTCGCCGAGGTGTTCTCGTCGCGGCCCGAGGTGCTCGCCCACAACGTCGAGACCGTCCCGCGGATCTTCAGGCGGATCCGTCCGGGGTTCCGCTATGAGCGCTCCCTCGAGGTGATCACCCGGGCCCGCGAGGACGGGCTGGTCACCAAGTCGAACCTGATCCTGGGCATGGGCGAGACGCGCGAGGAGGTCTCCGCGGCGCTGCGCGACCTGCACGACGCCGGTTGCGAACTGATCACGATCACGCAGTACCTGCGCCCGTCCCCGCGCCACCACCCGGTCGAGCGGTGGGTGAAGCCGGAAGAGTTCGTCGAGCTGTCCGACGAGGCGAAGGAGATCGGCTTCGCGGGCGTGATGTCGGGTCCGCTCGTCCGCTCCAGCTACCGCGCCGGACGCCTCTACCGGCAGGCCGTCGAGGCCCGGGACGCCTAA
- a CDS encoding YfbM family protein, which yields MGLAMSYLRVPPVLEGESDPGRVARHVFGDREWRRRAAPPPVDLGGAWQALHYLLTGDAWDGRQPDADVVCGGRLLTEDGADELGMDVIYLAPDRVKPAADHLAATPFADVAARFDPAAMHAAGVQDAAGLGAAARDEVLAPAYEALTDFFRAAADAGEAVYKVMIAS from the coding sequence GTGGGTCTGGCAATGTCGTACCTCAGGGTGCCGCCGGTGCTGGAGGGTGAGTCGGATCCCGGCCGGGTCGCCCGCCACGTGTTCGGCGACCGCGAGTGGCGCCGCCGCGCCGCGCCCCCGCCCGTCGACCTCGGCGGCGCCTGGCAGGCCCTGCACTACCTGCTGACGGGCGACGCGTGGGACGGCCGCCAGCCGGACGCGGACGTGGTGTGCGGCGGCCGGCTGCTGACCGAGGACGGCGCCGACGAGCTCGGCATGGACGTCATCTACCTGGCCCCTGACCGCGTCAAGCCCGCCGCCGACCACCTGGCCGCGACCCCGTTCGCCGACGTCGCCGCCCGGTTCGATCCCGCCGCGATGCACGCTGCGGGCGTCCAGGATGCCGCCGGGCTGGGCGCGGCCGCCCGCGACGAGGTGCTCGCGCCCGCCTACGAGGCCCTGACGGACTTCTTCCGGGCCGCCGCCGACGCGGGCGAGGCCGTCTACAAGGTGATGATCGCGTCCTGA